One genomic region from Kamptonema formosum PCC 6407 encodes:
- the proB gene encoding glutamate 5-kinase — translation MPQTIVIKIGTSSLTQPETGHLALSTIASLVETVASLRHQGHRVVLVSSGAVGVGCARLGLTDRPRNIALKQAVAAVGQGRLMRVYDDLFTTLQQAIAQVLLTRSDLVQRHSYVNVYNTFQQLLKLGVIPIVNENDTVAIDELKFGDNDNLSALVASLVEADWLFLLTDVDRLYSADPRSNPDAKPISLVENMEQLATLQVQTENSKSGWGTGGMVTKIEAARIATASGVRTVITQGRFPRNIEKILKGEVIGTQFEPQPRPVNARKHWIANVLLPAGKLYLDAGAVKAISQAGKSLLAAGITQIEGEFQSEDAVQLCDAQGKEVARGLVNYSSFELRQIQGYHSEKIAHILGYAGAETVVHRDNLVIT, via the coding sequence ATGCCTCAAACTATTGTTATTAAAATTGGTACTTCTAGTCTCACTCAGCCAGAAACAGGACATTTGGCTCTTTCAACTATTGCTAGTTTAGTTGAAACTGTGGCTAGTTTACGCCATCAAGGTCATAGAGTTGTTTTAGTTTCCTCTGGGGCTGTGGGAGTTGGTTGTGCTCGTTTAGGGCTGACGGATCGCCCTCGCAATATTGCTCTAAAACAAGCTGTTGCAGCAGTTGGTCAAGGGCGACTGATGCGGGTTTATGATGACTTATTTACAACACTACAACAGGCGATCGCACAAGTTTTATTAACTCGAAGTGACTTAGTGCAACGCCATAGTTATGTCAATGTTTATAATACTTTTCAACAATTGCTAAAGTTAGGGGTCATTCCCATAGTAAATGAAAATGACACCGTTGCTATAGATGAACTTAAGTTTGGTGACAACGACAACCTTTCAGCTTTAGTAGCTAGTTTAGTAGAGGCAGATTGGCTATTTCTACTCACAGATGTAGACCGCCTTTACTCAGCCGATCCTCGCAGTAATCCTGACGCTAAACCAATTAGTTTGGTGGAAAATATGGAACAGTTAGCAACACTTCAAGTGCAAACGGAAAACTCAAAAAGCGGTTGGGGAACTGGAGGGATGGTAACAAAAATTGAGGCGGCCAGAATTGCTACTGCTTCGGGAGTCCGCACTGTCATTACCCAAGGGCGTTTTCCCCGCAATATTGAGAAAATTCTCAAAGGAGAGGTAATTGGTACTCAGTTTGAACCTCAGCCTCGACCAGTTAATGCTCGGAAACATTGGATTGCAAATGTTCTCCTGCCTGCTGGTAAGCTTTACCTAGATGCAGGTGCTGTCAAGGCAATTTCTCAGGCTGGTAAATCGCTTTTAGCTGCTGGTATTACTCAAATTGAAGGAGAGTTTCAAAGTGAGGATGCAGTACAATTATGCGATGCTCAAGGTAAGGAAGTTGCCAGAGGACTTGTTAATTATAGCAGTTTTGAACTCCGCCAAATCCAGGGCTACCATTCTGAGAAAATTGCGCATATTTTGGGCTATGCTGGTGCTGAAACTGTCGTACATCGAGATAATTTGGTTATTACCTAA
- a CDS encoding tetratricopeptide repeat protein: MKAFYKSIGFLSIALTVALAAPTVSLAEEPLSLPSDSIIVADDFVDLAANAMEVKDYRNALYQANKAIDLNPNQPEAYFLRGQAKLQLGEREGAIADLEQAASQYLKQNNRAGYQATQKVLSDV, encoded by the coding sequence ATGAAAGCTTTTTACAAAAGTATAGGATTCTTAAGCATAGCCCTGACTGTTGCTCTCGCTGCACCGACTGTCTCGCTAGCTGAAGAACCTCTCTCACTTCCGTCTGACTCCATAATTGTAGCCGATGATTTTGTGGATTTAGCCGCAAATGCTATGGAAGTTAAAGACTACCGCAATGCGCTTTATCAGGCAAATAAAGCTATTGACTTAAATCCCAACCAACCTGAAGCTTATTTTCTGCGGGGTCAAGCTAAACTACAATTAGGTGAACGAGAAGGCGCGATCGCAGATTTGGAACAAGCAGCCTCACAATACTTAAAACAAAATAACAGAGCTGGATATCAAGCTACTCAAAAAGTCTTGTCTGATGTCTAA
- a CDS encoding putative PEP-binding protein, producing MQNLYWLNQIQSSDRDTVGDKAFYLSDLMQRGYPVAMGFVVTPQTFWDFLSEIEWLEPLFADLPNSSLYFNADNPQQLQAIAQRIRHQIISAKLPEALASTLESAVQQLDAKALIFRPSLTNTSIKTSGLLESQVVWTDAEAIASGIKGAWAELFRAKSLFYWQRCGQSLHKLAPVILVQPLRNAIASGSIAADGGAVWEIQASWGLGMSLIWGEAIPDCYQVQPETRNIQSQQLGHKNIAYNLAHDRGEGGTQQNSHFILRRDREASATGASFVISGAASPLQARALSEVEQNQYALDQPYLQGLMDMAEKVKADLGCSLVMEWTLCQLASNSEPQLYVTQVSLLNGQHRKGDREDEKLSLSSPICFRGLPAAAGTAIATAQVITNPNSRLSNFLAGGILVASEISPEWLPWLKLAAGVISERGGMTGHGAILARELGIPAVVGVADATHAIKTGDSLLIDGNKGEVYLMSETNINNSTSGKAYIAEEKYAQLSNATAQSLSIDGITDFSSTLNYPLPIATKLYVNVSQIGSIARIKNLPVDGIGLLRSELMALEALDYQHPRLWLHSDRQAEFVERMADQLALFAAALAPRPVFYRSLDLRESGVEGSFSYVLDPELFDLELTVIERVYQLGYSNVNLILPFVRSVEDFSFCRNRLETLWGRLHPDFQLWIMAEVPSVLFLLPDYVKAGVQGIAIGTNDLTQLLLGIDRDSEQMASVFNSRHPAAIRAIQQLIEMANTAGIPCSICGDAPALYPEMIDSLVRWGITSISVNVEAVERTGIAIARAEQRLILQAARQRLR from the coding sequence GTGCAAAACCTCTACTGGCTCAACCAGATTCAATCCTCTGACCGAGATACGGTTGGAGACAAAGCGTTTTACTTAAGCGACCTAATGCAGCGTGGCTACCCCGTTGCAATGGGTTTTGTAGTCACGCCTCAAACGTTTTGGGATTTCCTTTCAGAAATTGAGTGGTTAGAACCCCTATTTGCTGACCTCCCTAACTCCTCTCTATATTTCAATGCTGACAATCCCCAGCAACTACAAGCGATCGCCCAGCGTATTCGTCACCAAATTATCAGCGCCAAACTGCCAGAAGCCTTAGCCTCTACTCTTGAGTCAGCAGTGCAACAATTAGATGCCAAAGCCCTGATTTTTCGGCCTTCCCTGACTAACACCAGCATTAAAACTTCTGGTTTGTTGGAATCTCAAGTAGTATGGACTGATGCCGAAGCTATTGCTAGTGGGATCAAAGGAGCTTGGGCAGAACTTTTTAGAGCCAAAAGTCTATTTTACTGGCAGCGTTGCGGTCAAAGTTTGCATAAACTAGCACCCGTAATTCTAGTACAGCCGCTACGGAATGCGATCGCCTCTGGTTCGATCGCCGCCGACGGGGGCGCAGTTTGGGAAATCCAAGCCAGTTGGGGTTTGGGGATGTCTTTAATTTGGGGAGAGGCTATTCCTGACTGCTACCAAGTGCAGCCAGAAACTAGAAACATCCAAAGCCAGCAGTTAGGTCATAAAAACATCGCTTATAACTTAGCCCACGATCGCGGGGAGGGAGGAACGCAGCAAAATTCTCATTTCATCCTCCGCCGCGATCGCGAAGCCTCTGCAACAGGGGCCTCCTTCGTTATTTCTGGTGCCGCCAGTCCTTTGCAAGCTCGCGCCCTCAGCGAAGTCGAGCAAAATCAATACGCTCTAGATCAACCTTACCTGCAAGGGCTGATGGATATGGCAGAAAAGGTAAAAGCAGACCTTGGTTGCTCCCTAGTTATGGAGTGGACTTTGTGCCAATTAGCCTCAAATTCAGAGCCGCAGTTGTATGTGACCCAAGTTTCTCTCTTAAATGGGCAACACAGAAAAGGCGATCGCGAGGATGAAAAACTCTCTCTCTCTTCCCCTATTTGCTTCCGGGGACTACCAGCAGCGGCCGGAACTGCGATCGCTACCGCCCAAGTGATTACCAATCCTAACTCTAGATTATCCAATTTTTTAGCAGGAGGAATTTTAGTAGCCTCTGAAATTAGCCCAGAGTGGCTACCTTGGCTAAAACTTGCTGCTGGGGTAATTTCAGAACGAGGAGGGATGACGGGACATGGCGCAATTCTAGCCAGAGAACTTGGCATTCCGGCAGTTGTCGGAGTTGCCGATGCTACTCATGCGATTAAAACTGGCGATTCACTGTTAATAGATGGCAATAAAGGAGAAGTTTACTTGATGAGCGAAACTAATATTAATAATAGCACATCCGGCAAGGCATACATTGCCGAAGAAAAATACGCACAACTGTCAAACGCAACAGCTCAATCTCTGAGTATTGACGGGATAACGGATTTTTCTTCAACCCTAAATTACCCATTGCCAATAGCTACTAAGCTTTACGTTAATGTCAGCCAGATCGGTTCCATTGCGCGGATTAAAAATCTGCCTGTGGATGGCATCGGGTTGTTACGATCGGAATTGATGGCGCTGGAAGCTTTGGATTATCAACATCCCAGGCTTTGGCTTCACAGCGATCGCCAAGCAGAATTTGTGGAGCGGATGGCGGATCAGCTAGCTCTATTTGCGGCTGCTTTAGCTCCGCGCCCTGTGTTTTATCGCTCTTTAGATTTGCGGGAATCGGGGGTGGAAGGCAGTTTTAGTTATGTATTAGATCCAGAACTATTTGATTTAGAATTGACAGTTATTGAAAGAGTATATCAGTTGGGATATAGCAATGTTAACTTAATTTTGCCTTTTGTGCGCTCTGTTGAAGATTTTTCTTTCTGCCGAAATCGGTTAGAAACACTTTGGGGACGGTTGCATCCAGATTTTCAACTGTGGATTATGGCTGAGGTGCCATCAGTTTTGTTTTTGTTACCCGATTATGTGAAAGCTGGAGTTCAGGGAATTGCGATCGGTACTAACGATTTGACTCAACTTTTGTTAGGTATTGACCGCGATTCGGAACAGATGGCTAGTGTTTTTAATTCACGTCATCCTGCTGCAATTAGAGCGATTCAACAGTTAATTGAAATGGCGAATACCGCCGGAATTCCTTGCTCTATCTGTGGGGATGCTCCGGCTTTGTATCCTGAGATGATTGATTCGCTAGTAAGGTGGGGGATTACATCTATTTCTGTGAACGTGGAGGCGGTGGAACGCACTGGTATTGCGATCGCACGCGCTGAGCAACGCTTGATTTTACAAGCAGCCCGCCAAAGGTTGAGATAA
- a CDS encoding ComF family protein: protein MEKRWWTSYFKPFWSLFLKSSCSLCQRTARGESFCQYCQKQIWQCQFTNNSQLWQGEMPIFVWGEYRGALKRAIAAFKYDNKPEIGKPLGHWLAQAWLNYPELAIDKLTVVPIPLHATKLKKRGFNQAEILAENFCELTGLPLQRQGLERVKDTKPLFDLSRKQRQDEMKEALILGKGFRRRHPPGGVLLVDDIYTSGTTVKSATEALKREGIKVYGVVAIATTRKN, encoded by the coding sequence ATGGAAAAACGCTGGTGGACTTCTTACTTTAAACCGTTCTGGAGTTTATTTCTTAAGTCTAGCTGTTCTCTTTGTCAGCGGACTGCACGGGGAGAGTCGTTTTGTCAATATTGCCAGAAACAAATTTGGCAGTGCCAATTTACTAACAACAGTCAACTTTGGCAAGGAGAAATGCCGATTTTTGTCTGGGGAGAGTATAGAGGAGCGTTGAAACGCGCGATCGCAGCTTTTAAATATGATAACAAACCAGAAATAGGTAAACCTTTGGGTCACTGGCTGGCTCAAGCTTGGTTAAATTATCCCGAATTAGCTATTGACAAATTGACAGTTGTACCCATTCCTTTGCACGCGACAAAGTTAAAAAAGCGGGGTTTTAATCAGGCTGAAATTTTAGCAGAGAATTTTTGTGAATTGACGGGTTTACCTTTGCAGCGACAAGGTTTGGAACGAGTCAAGGATACTAAACCGCTATTCGATCTTTCACGAAAACAGCGACAAGATGAGATGAAAGAAGCGTTAATTTTAGGTAAAGGTTTTCGCCGTCGGCATCCCCCTGGGGGTGTACTGTTGGTGGATGATATTTATACTAGCGGCACTACGGTGAAATCTGCAACTGAGGCTTTGAAACGGGAGGGGATTAAGGTTTATGGAGTGGTGGCGATCGCAACTACTAGGAAAAATTGA
- a CDS encoding HigA family addiction module antitoxin yields the protein MINLEDITDDRTVRPVHPGEVISDILDDLGMTQTKFAEILGVSDLTVNEILEGRKPITVDIAIRIGKAFGNGSRLWLNLQQKVDIWDALQMHKKEYDEVPTLV from the coding sequence ATGATAAACTTAGAAGACATTACAGATGATAGGACAGTAAGACCAGTACATCCTGGCGAGGTAATCTCAGATATTCTTGATGATTTAGGAATGACTCAGACAAAGTTTGCAGAGATTTTAGGAGTATCCGATCTAACTGTTAACGAGATTCTAGAGGGTCGAAAACCAATCACCGTTGATATAGCAATACGCATTGGTAAAGCTTTTGGAAATGGGTCTCGCCTCTGGCTGAATCTTCAACAGAAGGTAGATATCTGGGACGCATTGCAAATGCACAAAAAAGAATACGATGAAGTGCCAACCTTAGTGTAA
- the rbsK gene encoding ribokinase, whose product MSIIVFGSINIDLIAKTPRLPLPGETLLGHNFFTAGGGKGANQAVATSQLGITTHLIGRVGGDHFGQELLTNLQFYGLNTDKILIDKSTHSGIAIIAVEDSGQNNIIVVPGANNCINDTDLERLKEILPTATALLLQLEIPLQVVQAAAKLAREASVKVILDPAPFRSDIPTDFYPLIDIITPNEIEASQLVGFPVNNPETATQAADQLRHLGVNNAIIKLGSKGVVCATADETFFIPAFTVEAVDTVAAGDAFNGGLAAALDTGLSLREAVVWGAAAGALCATKNGAQSAMCDRATFDAALATNCVTD is encoded by the coding sequence ATGAGCATTATAGTCTTTGGTAGCATCAACATCGACCTAATCGCCAAAACCCCTCGTTTACCCCTTCCCGGCGAAACCCTACTCGGTCATAATTTCTTCACCGCAGGCGGCGGTAAAGGTGCAAATCAAGCCGTAGCGACCTCCCAGTTGGGAATAACAACTCACCTAATCGGGAGGGTTGGGGGCGATCATTTTGGTCAAGAACTATTGACTAATTTACAATTTTATGGATTGAATACAGACAAAATATTAATTGATAAAAGCACTCATTCAGGTATTGCTATTATTGCCGTAGAAGATAGCGGTCAAAATAACATTATCGTCGTTCCCGGTGCCAACAACTGCATCAATGACACTGATTTAGAACGGCTAAAAGAAATATTGCCAACTGCAACAGCTTTGTTATTACAGTTAGAAATTCCGCTGCAAGTTGTCCAAGCAGCAGCAAAACTTGCCCGCGAAGCTAGTGTAAAAGTTATTCTAGATCCTGCACCTTTTCGCTCAGATATTCCTACAGATTTTTATCCATTAATTGACATTATTACTCCTAATGAAATTGAAGCTAGTCAACTGGTAGGATTTCCTGTTAACAACCCGGAAACTGCTACTCAAGCCGCCGATCAATTGCGTCATTTAGGTGTTAATAATGCGATTATTAAATTAGGCTCTAAAGGTGTTGTTTGCGCTACTGCTGATGAAACCTTTTTTATCCCTGCTTTTACCGTCGAAGCTGTTGATACCGTAGCTGCTGGCGATGCTTTTAATGGTGGACTTGCAGCAGCATTAGATACTGGTTTGTCTTTGCGGGAGGCGGTGGTTTGGGGTGCGGCGGCGGGGGCTCTGTGTGCGACTAAAAATGGTGCTCAGTCTGCAATGTGCGATCGCGCTACTTTTGATGCGGCGTTGGCAACGAATTGTGTAACGGATTAA
- a CDS encoding pseudouridine synthase, which produces MAYRYILFYKPYDVLTQFTDAESENKRSTLKDYIPISFIYPVGRLDRDSEGLLLLTDDGQMQHRLSDPKFAHPRTYWVQVEKIPSEDAIAHLRSGITIQNYRTRPTKVQLLSTEPLLPPRNPPIRFRKNIPTAWLEMTLTEGKNRQVRRMTAAVGFPTLRLVRVAIAHLRLDGLEPGQWRELNPEELKLLHRI; this is translated from the coding sequence ATGGCTTACCGCTATATTCTCTTTTATAAACCTTACGATGTTTTAACCCAATTCACAGACGCGGAAAGTGAGAACAAACGTAGCACCCTTAAAGACTATATACCCATTTCTTTTATATATCCTGTCGGACGGCTAGACAGAGATAGCGAAGGGCTGTTACTGTTAACAGATGATGGGCAAATGCAGCATCGACTAAGCGATCCGAAATTTGCTCACCCGCGCACTTATTGGGTACAAGTAGAAAAAATTCCTAGCGAAGATGCGATCGCGCATCTGCGATCGGGTATAACTATTCAAAATTATCGCACTCGACCGACAAAAGTGCAACTCTTATCGACAGAACCGCTATTACCGCCACGCAATCCGCCGATCAGGTTTCGCAAAAATATACCCACCGCATGGTTAGAAATGACCCTTACAGAGGGGAAAAATCGTCAGGTAAGGCGAATGACAGCAGCGGTTGGTTTCCCTACTTTGCGGCTAGTAAGAGTTGCGATCGCGCACCTACGCTTAGATGGTTTAGAACCTGGTCAATGGCGCGAACTTAACCCTGAAGAACTCAAACTTTTACACCGTATCTAG
- a CDS encoding sensor domain-containing diguanylate cyclase: protein MPNYQPWGLLVAHHCKGSRHWQPQEMDLLKQLAAQLAIAISQAELYQRLQDANQELKRIATLDGLTLIPNRRCFDEYLECEWARSVRDRTPLSLILCDVDFFKLYNDTYGHQAGDACLKKVAAALNRSVERCLGNSEEWETGEVPEDENLFLAARYGGEEFAVILPNRDAASALRAAKAIRSEMESLKLPHAKSGVSKYVTLSMGIATTVADSEVLVKLILAADQALYRAKEQGRDRIVLS, encoded by the coding sequence ATTCCTAATTATCAACCTTGGGGGCTGTTAGTTGCCCACCATTGTAAGGGATCGCGCCACTGGCAACCGCAGGAGATGGATTTGCTCAAGCAGTTGGCGGCGCAGTTAGCGATCGCCATCAGCCAAGCTGAACTTTATCAAAGATTACAGGATGCCAATCAAGAACTCAAGCGGATCGCTACTTTGGATGGTTTAACCCTAATTCCTAACCGTCGCTGCTTTGATGAATATTTGGAGTGCGAATGGGCCCGCTCTGTGCGCGATCGCACCCCACTATCATTAATTCTGTGTGATGTTGACTTTTTCAAACTCTACAATGACACCTACGGACACCAAGCAGGCGATGCTTGTTTGAAAAAGGTTGCTGCTGCTCTCAATCGTTCTGTGGAGCGATGTTTGGGTAACAGTGAAGAGTGGGAAACTGGAGAAGTGCCGGAGGATGAAAACCTATTTTTGGCGGCGCGTTATGGTGGAGAAGAATTTGCGGTGATTTTGCCTAATAGGGATGCTGCTTCTGCTTTACGTGCGGCTAAAGCTATTCGTTCGGAAATGGAATCTCTTAAGCTACCTCACGCTAAGTCAGGCGTTAGCAAGTACGTTACTTTGAGTATGGGCATAGCCACTACTGTTGCAGATAGCGAGGTACTCGTCAAGTTGATATTGGCGGCAGATCAGGCACTTTATCGAGCTAAAGAACAGGGTCGCGATCGCATTGTTTTATCTTAA
- a CDS encoding PAS domain S-box protein yields the protein MMRPKYYIAVIEDISERKQAEAALKAERERLFSLLDQLPAYVCVQGRDRSIHFANRYFREHFGDPDAKQRPEILPGQSPSYPTYMTSEVLDIKKTATWEWTRFDGKTYQSYNFPFTDIDGSQLVLELGIDISEGKQAVSALRQSQEMLQLVIDNIPQAICWKDRNSVYLGCNRTAAADAGLACCQDIIGLTDWDLPWTKEQAESFRKSDLRVMETDTPQYRILQPQLQANGQLAWLDTNKIPLHDIEGNVVGILITYEDITPHKQAQEEIIEGAQRLSTVIETVGEGITLSDAEGNFIIYNSRMEELTGYSKAEAETAGDFLRLLYPDTQAHAAALNGIREMVLTGGFRDVETAIVTKEGKQKTLLVSTSLMQYKNRSLFLSAYRDISHRVEAQEAQRQAEEKYRSLFENALEGIFQTTIDGHYLNANPALARIYGYSTPQELMVRLTDISRQLYVEPNRRAEFIRRLQEDDVVSGFESQVYRSDGSTIWISENARAVRDRHGTALYYEGTVEDITERKRLEEERRQQAERERLISKIAQRIRSSLDLRGILSVAVAEVREFLQTDRVLIYRCEQDGTRAVAVESVCSDWQPMLDVKVLDASFATSMFADGQIQAVEDIDRADLPQSDVDLLAQFQVRATLVMPIALQGLGSVGAGEQGSRGAGEQGSRGAGEQGSRGAGGAGEQGSRGAGEQGSRGAGE from the coding sequence ATGATGCGTCCTAAGTATTATATTGCCGTCATAGAAGATATCAGCGAGCGCAAACAAGCAGAGGCCGCACTCAAAGCCGAACGAGAGCGGCTGTTTTCCCTCCTAGACCAACTCCCCGCTTATGTCTGCGTGCAAGGGCGCGATCGCAGCATCCACTTTGCTAATCGCTACTTCCGCGAACACTTTGGCGATCCAGATGCCAAGCAGCGTCCAGAAATCCTTCCAGGGCAATCGCCCTCTTATCCTACCTATATGACTAGCGAAGTTTTAGACATCAAAAAAACGGCTACTTGGGAATGGACGCGCTTTGATGGCAAGACTTATCAAAGTTACAACTTCCCTTTTACAGACATTGACGGTTCTCAGCTAGTTCTGGAATTGGGTATCGACATCAGCGAGGGTAAACAAGCAGTGTCAGCCCTACGACAGTCACAGGAAATGCTCCAACTGGTGATCGATAACATTCCCCAAGCCATTTGCTGGAAAGATCGAAACTCCGTCTACTTAGGTTGTAACCGCACTGCCGCTGCTGATGCAGGTTTGGCCTGTTGTCAAGACATTATTGGACTTACAGACTGGGACTTACCTTGGACAAAAGAGCAAGCTGAGTCCTTTCGTAAAAGCGATCTGCGCGTGATGGAAACAGATACCCCGCAATATCGCATCCTGCAACCCCAACTCCAAGCAAACGGTCAACTGGCGTGGCTGGACACTAACAAGATTCCGCTGCACGACATAGAGGGAAACGTTGTCGGTATCCTGATCACCTATGAAGATATTACTCCCCACAAACAAGCTCAGGAAGAAATTATTGAGGGCGCTCAACGGCTATCTACAGTGATTGAAACCGTTGGCGAAGGCATTACCCTCAGCGACGCGGAGGGGAACTTTATCATCTATAACTCCCGAATGGAGGAGTTGACGGGTTATAGCAAAGCAGAGGCTGAAACTGCTGGAGATTTTCTGCGGTTGCTGTATCCTGACACCCAAGCCCACGCCGCCGCCTTGAATGGGATTAGGGAGATGGTACTTACGGGCGGATTTCGAGATGTGGAAACAGCGATCGTTACGAAAGAAGGCAAGCAGAAAACCCTGTTGGTATCGACATCTTTAATGCAGTATAAAAACCGCAGCCTATTTTTGAGCGCTTACCGCGATATCTCCCACCGCGTAGAAGCCCAAGAAGCTCAGCGGCAGGCGGAGGAGAAATACCGCAGCTTGTTTGAAAATGCTCTGGAAGGGATTTTTCAGACCACAATTGACGGTCATTATCTCAATGCCAATCCTGCTTTAGCCCGGATTTACGGCTACTCCACGCCCCAAGAATTGATGGTGCGCTTGACTGACATCTCGCGGCAATTGTACGTAGAACCAAATCGCCGCGCCGAGTTTATCCGGCGCTTGCAAGAAGATGATGTAGTGTCGGGGTTTGAGTCCCAAGTTTACCGCTCTGACGGTAGCACGATCTGGATTTCTGAGAATGCTCGTGCAGTTCGCGACAGGCACGGAACGGCGCTTTACTATGAGGGAACTGTTGAAGATATTACCGAGCGCAAGCGCTTGGAAGAAGAGCGCAGGCAGCAAGCTGAACGGGAGCGACTGATTAGTAAGATTGCTCAGCGTATCCGCTCTTCTCTCGATCTTAGGGGTATTCTGAGCGTAGCGGTTGCAGAAGTCAGAGAATTTTTGCAGACAGATCGAGTATTAATTTACCGTTGCGAGCAGGATGGTACTAGAGCGGTGGCTGTAGAATCGGTATGTTCGGATTGGCAGCCGATGCTAGATGTTAAGGTTCTTGATGCTAGCTTTGCTACGTCTATGTTTGCTGACGGTCAAATCCAAGCAGTTGAGGATATCGATCGGGCAGATTTACCGCAGTCTGATGTTGATTTACTCGCTCAGTTTCAAGTAAGAGCGACTTTAGTCATGCCGATCGCGCTACAGGGATTGGGGAGTGTGGGAGCAGGGGAGCAGGGGAGCAGGGGAGCAGGGGAGCAGGGGAGCAGGGGAGCAGGGGAGCAGGGGAGCAGGGGAGCAGGGGGAGCAGGGGAGCAGGGGAGTAGGGGAGCAGGGGAGCAGGGGAGCAGGGGAGCAGGGGAGTAG